From a region of the Triticum aestivum cultivar Chinese Spring chromosome 7D, IWGSC CS RefSeq v2.1, whole genome shotgun sequence genome:
- the LOC123165690 gene encoding amino acid permease 8: MARVGTGGGGGDVEIGGLPAPAGDPRRRVVAADDSLDDDGKPRRTGTVWTASAHVITAVIGSGVLSLPWSVAQLGWVAGPVTLLLFALITYYTSVLLGDCYRSEDAVTGKRNYTYMEAVGSLLGKGQVWFCGLCQYVNLVGTAIGYTITASISAAALYKANCFHSKGHSADCGVYTTMYMVVFGISQIVFSQLPNLHEMAWLSILAAVMSFSYATIGVGLSLAQTITGPTGKTTIGGTQIGVDVTSAQKIWLTLQALGNIAFAYSYSMVLIEIQDTVKAPPAENKTMRKANLMGVSTTTAFYMLCGCLGYSAFGNDAPGNMLTGFGFYEPYWLIDFANVCIVVHLVGAYQVYCQPIYAAVESWAAGRWPNSEFVVRQYHPFSGKFSLNMFRLVWRTAFVIVSTVLAISLPFFNDILGLLGALGFWPLTVYFPVEMYISQSKMKKYSRKWVALQTLSFACFVVTVAVTVASIQGITQSLKNYVPFKTKL; this comes from the exons ATGGCCCGGGTaggcaccggcggcggcggcggcgatgtcgagATCGGGGGGCTTCCGGCGCCCGCGGGGGACCCTCGGCGGCGGGTCGTCGCCGCCGACGACTCCCTCGACGACGACGGCAAGCCCAGGCGGACAG GGACGGTGTGGACGGCGAGCGCGCACGTGATCACGGCGGTGATCGGCTCCGGCGTGCTGTCGCTGCCCTGGTCCGTGGCGCAGCTGGGCTGGGTCGCCGGCCCGGTCACGCTCCTGCTCTTCGCCCTCATCACGTACTACACCTCCGTGCTCCTCGGCGACTGCTACCGCAGCGAAGACGCCGTCACCGGCAAGAGGAACTACACCTACATGGAGGCCGTCGGGTCCCTCCTAG GTAAAGGTCAGGTGTGGTTCTGCGGCCTCTGTCAGTACGTCAATCTTGTTGGGACTGCGATCGGGTACACCATTACAGCATCCATCAGTGCCGC GGCTTTGTACAAGGCCAACTGCTTCCACAGCAAAGGCCACTCGGCCGACTGCGGCGTGTACACCACCATGTACATGGTCGTGTTCGGGATCTCCCAGATCGTCTTCTCCCAGCTCCCCAACCTCCACGAGATGGCCTGGCTGTCCATCCTCGCCGCCGTCATGTCCTTCTCCTACGCCACCATCGGCGTCGGCCTCTCCTTGGCGCAGACCATAACAG GTCCTACGGGCAAGACAACCATCGGTGGCACTCAAATTGGGGTCGACGTCACTTCGGCCCAGAAGATATGGCTGACATTGCAAGCGCTCGGCAACATCGCATTCGCCTACTCATACTCCATGGTTCTTATAGAAATCCAG GACACGGTGAAGGCGCCGCCGGCCGAGAACAAGACGATGAGGAAGGCGAACCTGATGGGGGTCTCCACCACCACGGCCTTCTACATGCTCTGCGGCTGCCTCGGCTACTCGGCCTTCGGCAACGACGCGCCGGGGAACATGCTCACCGGCTTCGGCTTCTACGAGCCCTACTGGCTCATCGACTTCGCCAACGTGTGCATCGTGGTGCACCTCGTCGGCGCCTACCAGGTGTACTGCCAGCCCATCTACGCCGCCGTGGAGAgctgggcggcggggcggtggccaAACTCGGAGTTCGTCGTCCGGCAGTACCACCCCTTCTCGGGCAAGTTCAGCCTCAACATGTTCCGGCTGGTGTGGAGGACGGCGTTCGTGATCGTGAGCACGGTGCTGGCCATCTCGCTGCCATTCTTCAACGACATCCTCGGCCTGCTCGGCGCGCTCGGCTTCTGGCCGCTCACCGTCTACTTCCCCGTGGAGATGTACATCTCGCAGAGCAAGATGAAGAAGTACTCCAGGAAGTGGGTGGCTCTGCAGACGCTGAGCTTCGCGTGCTTCGTGGTCACCGTGGCCGTCACCGTCGCCTCCATCCAGGGGATCACCCAGTCGCTCAAGAACTATGTGCCGTTCAAGACCAAGTTGTGA